In Sesamum indicum cultivar Zhongzhi No. 13 unplaced genomic scaffold, S_indicum_v1.0 scaffold00177, whole genome shotgun sequence, a single genomic region encodes these proteins:
- the LOC105179588 gene encoding putative pentatricopeptide repeat-containing protein At5g37570 isoform X2 yields MLFPLVLEHSSSAILPLLRACKTIRDLNQVHTHIIRRGCEQDHYLIAQFISICTTVLPTNVSYPTGVFDCVTCPNIYLWNILMKAHCENSSLDECFSLFSRMRRAVNVVPDKYTFPSLIKACSNYLALREGRLVHGVAVRCGTEGDVFVGSSLVDLYGKCEEIECARRVFDGMSVRNEVSWTAMMVGLLNIGDIYAARCLFDEMPQRNEATWNAMIKGLVKLGDLKSARKVFDVMPSRNEVSFTTLIDGYAKAGDMVAASSLFDELPQKDLVSWSALMSGYVENGKPGEALKVFSQMWAMNVKPDEFVLVSLMSACSQLGSLELAKWIESYMSNESFDLRRAHVAAALVDMNAKCGNMERATLLFKEMPKRDLISYCSMIQGLCIHSRGPQAVLLFDRMIDEGIRPDDVAFTVILTACSHAGLVDDGCRLFDLMVHKYSIRPSPDHYACMVNLLGKSGKVQAAYELIQSTPVETHAGAWGALLGACRLHGDIDLEADRWLNVFHLRGRMSERGVRKIPGCSYVESTTPT; encoded by the exons ATGCTCTTCCCGTTAGTCTTGGAGCATTCATCGTCTGCTATATTACCCCTTTTAAGAGCGTGCAAAACTATCAGGGACCTCAACCAAGTCCACACTCACATAATTCGCAGAGGCTGTGAGCAAGATCATTACTTGATTGCCCAGTTTATTTCCATCTGCACCACGGTTCTGCCCACCAATGTATCTTATCCCACCGGCGTTTTCGACTGTGTTACCTGCCCAAATATTTATCTGTGGAACATTTTGATGAAAGCCCATTGTGAGAACTCTTCTCTTGATGAATGTTTCTCGCTTTTCAGTCGGATGAGGAGGGCGGTGAATGTGGTTCCTGATAAGTATACTTTTCCTTCTTTGATTAAGGCTTGTTCCAATTATTTGGCTTTGAGGGAAGGGAGGCTTGTTCATGGGGTGGCAGTGAGGTGTGGGACTGAGGGGGATGTGTTTGTGGGCTCTAGTCTGGTtgatttgtatggtaaatgtGAGGAGATTGAGTGCGCGCGAAGGGTGTTTGATGGAATGTCTGTCAGGAATGAGGTTTCTTGGACGGCTATGATGGTGGGACTCTTGAATATTGGGGATATTTATGCCGCGAGATGcttgtttgatgaaatgcccCAGAGGAATGAGGCAACTTGGAATGCGATGATAAAGGGATTAGTGAAGTTGGGTGATTTGAAGAGTGCGAGGAAGGTGTTTGATGTGATGCCCTCGAGAAATGAGGTGTCATTTACTACGTTGATTGATGGGTATGCCAAGGCTGGTGATATGGTGGCTGCGAGTTCCTTGTTCGATGAGTTGCCTCAGAAAGATTTGGTTTCATGGTCTGCTCTGATGTCGGGGTACGTAGAGAATGGGAAACCAGGTGAGGCTTTGAAAGTATTCAGTCAAATGTGGGCTATGAATGTGAAGCCTGATGAATTTGTACTAGTGAGTTTGATGTCTGCTTGTTCTCAGTTGGGGTCCTTGGAGCTAGCAAAATGGATTGAGTCCTATATGAGTAACGAATCATTTGACTTGAGGCGTGCTCATGTTGCTGCAGCTCTTGTTGATATGAATGCGAAGTGCGGGAATATGGAGCGAGCAACTTTATTGTTTAAGGAGATGCCTAAACGtgatttaatttcatattgttCAATGATACAAGGATTATGTATCCACAGTCGTGGACCTCAAGCAGTTCTCCTGTTTGACAGGATGATAGATGAAGGCATAAGGCCTGATGATGTGGCCTTCACCGTTATCTTGACCGCATGTAGTCATGCCGGCCTAGTGGATGATGGATGCCGTCTTTTTGACTTAATGGTTCACAAGTACTCCATTAGACCTTCTCCTGATCACTATGCCTGTATGGTCAACCTTCTTGGTAAATCTGGAAAAGTCCAGGCTGCTTATGAGCTTATACAGTCGACCCCCGTGGAGACACATGCTGGTGCTTGGGGTGCTCTTCTTGGGGCTTGTAGGCTACATGGTGATATTGACTTAG AAGCTGATAGATGGTTGAACGTGTTCCATCTGAGGGGCAGAATGAGCGAGAGAGGAGTTAGAAAAATACCTGGTTGCAGCTATGTAGAGTCAACTACCCCAACCTGA
- the LOC105179588 gene encoding putative pentatricopeptide repeat-containing protein At5g37570 isoform X1, producing MLFPLVLEHSSSAILPLLRACKTIRDLNQVHTHIIRRGCEQDHYLIAQFISICTTVLPTNVSYPTGVFDCVTCPNIYLWNILMKAHCENSSLDECFSLFSRMRRAVNVVPDKYTFPSLIKACSNYLALREGRLVHGVAVRCGTEGDVFVGSSLVDLYGKCEEIECARRVFDGMSVRNEVSWTAMMVGLLNIGDIYAARCLFDEMPQRNEATWNAMIKGLVKLGDLKSARKVFDVMPSRNEVSFTTLIDGYAKAGDMVAASSLFDELPQKDLVSWSALMSGYVENGKPGEALKVFSQMWAMNVKPDEFVLVSLMSACSQLGSLELAKWIESYMSNESFDLRRAHVAAALVDMNAKCGNMERATLLFKEMPKRDLISYCSMIQGLCIHSRGPQAVLLFDRMIDEGIRPDDVAFTVILTACSHAGLVDDGCRLFDLMVHKYSIRPSPDHYACMVNLLGKSGKVQAAYELIQSTPVETHAGAWGALLGACRLHGDIDLGEVVAHRLFELEPHNAGNYVLLSNIYAEADRWLNVFHLRGRMSERGVRKIPGCSYVESTTPT from the coding sequence ATGCTCTTCCCGTTAGTCTTGGAGCATTCATCGTCTGCTATATTACCCCTTTTAAGAGCGTGCAAAACTATCAGGGACCTCAACCAAGTCCACACTCACATAATTCGCAGAGGCTGTGAGCAAGATCATTACTTGATTGCCCAGTTTATTTCCATCTGCACCACGGTTCTGCCCACCAATGTATCTTATCCCACCGGCGTTTTCGACTGTGTTACCTGCCCAAATATTTATCTGTGGAACATTTTGATGAAAGCCCATTGTGAGAACTCTTCTCTTGATGAATGTTTCTCGCTTTTCAGTCGGATGAGGAGGGCGGTGAATGTGGTTCCTGATAAGTATACTTTTCCTTCTTTGATTAAGGCTTGTTCCAATTATTTGGCTTTGAGGGAAGGGAGGCTTGTTCATGGGGTGGCAGTGAGGTGTGGGACTGAGGGGGATGTGTTTGTGGGCTCTAGTCTGGTtgatttgtatggtaaatgtGAGGAGATTGAGTGCGCGCGAAGGGTGTTTGATGGAATGTCTGTCAGGAATGAGGTTTCTTGGACGGCTATGATGGTGGGACTCTTGAATATTGGGGATATTTATGCCGCGAGATGcttgtttgatgaaatgcccCAGAGGAATGAGGCAACTTGGAATGCGATGATAAAGGGATTAGTGAAGTTGGGTGATTTGAAGAGTGCGAGGAAGGTGTTTGATGTGATGCCCTCGAGAAATGAGGTGTCATTTACTACGTTGATTGATGGGTATGCCAAGGCTGGTGATATGGTGGCTGCGAGTTCCTTGTTCGATGAGTTGCCTCAGAAAGATTTGGTTTCATGGTCTGCTCTGATGTCGGGGTACGTAGAGAATGGGAAACCAGGTGAGGCTTTGAAAGTATTCAGTCAAATGTGGGCTATGAATGTGAAGCCTGATGAATTTGTACTAGTGAGTTTGATGTCTGCTTGTTCTCAGTTGGGGTCCTTGGAGCTAGCAAAATGGATTGAGTCCTATATGAGTAACGAATCATTTGACTTGAGGCGTGCTCATGTTGCTGCAGCTCTTGTTGATATGAATGCGAAGTGCGGGAATATGGAGCGAGCAACTTTATTGTTTAAGGAGATGCCTAAACGtgatttaatttcatattgttCAATGATACAAGGATTATGTATCCACAGTCGTGGACCTCAAGCAGTTCTCCTGTTTGACAGGATGATAGATGAAGGCATAAGGCCTGATGATGTGGCCTTCACCGTTATCTTGACCGCATGTAGTCATGCCGGCCTAGTGGATGATGGATGCCGTCTTTTTGACTTAATGGTTCACAAGTACTCCATTAGACCTTCTCCTGATCACTATGCCTGTATGGTCAACCTTCTTGGTAAATCTGGAAAAGTCCAGGCTGCTTATGAGCTTATACAGTCGACCCCCGTGGAGACACATGCTGGTGCTTGGGGTGCTCTTCTTGGGGCTTGTAGGCTACATGGTGATATTGACTTAGGTGAGGTAGTAGCTCATAGACTTTTTGAGCTTGAGCCTCACAACGCTGGTAATTATGTTCTTTTGTCCAACATATATGCAGAAGCTGATAGATGGTTGAACGTGTTCCATCTGAGGGGCAGAATGAGCGAGAGAGGAGTTAGAAAAATACCTGGTTGCAGCTATGTAGAGTCAACTACCCCAACCTGA
- the LOC105179589 gene encoding histone H2B-like produces MAPKAEKKPAEKKPAAEKAPAEKKPKAGKKLPKEGGAAAGDKKKKRIKKSTETYKIYIFKVLKQVHPDIGISSKAMGIMNSFINDIFEKLAQEASRLARYNKKPTITSREIQTAVRLVLPGELAKHAVSEGTKAVTKFTSS; encoded by the coding sequence ATGGCACCAAAAGCAGAGAAGAAACCAGCGGAGAAGAAGCCCGCCGCCGAGAAGGCTCCGGCGGAGAAGAAGCCCAAGGCCGGTAAGAAGTTGCCGAAGGAAGGCGGCGCTGCTGCCGGAGACAAAAAGAAGAAGCGGATAAAGAAGAGCACGGAGACCTACAAGATCTACATATTCAAGGTGCTGAAACAGGTGCATCCTGATATTGGGATTTCGAGCAAGGCCATGGGCATCATGAACAGCTTTATCAACGATATCTTTGAGAAGTTGGCTCAGGAGGCGTCGCGACTTGCGCGCTACAACAAGAAGCCGACCATCACTTCTCGTGAGATTCAGACCGCCGTGAGACTGGTTTTGCCGGGAGAACTGGCTAAGCACGCTGTTTCAGAAGGGACTAAGGCGGTTACGAAATTCACTAGTTCTTGA
- the LOC105179615 gene encoding uncharacterized protein LOC105179615: MSPPKFFHTCLPFLLLSVLLQTNPSQQLDCVFTPQFTVRVTNNLPLYTGPLRLHCASKDDDLGFHSISLFGEFKWSFCDRFVGDTLFFCHLWWDARNGTKTKQFDVFKSEWSPRCVSRVCNWAANEDGVYFTGYNPPQQWQKRYNWENEAI; this comes from the coding sequence ATGAGTCCTCCAAAATTCTTCCACACTTGTTTACCATTTCTCTTATTATCTGTCCTCCTCCAAACAAACCCCTCACAACAACTTGATTGCGTCTTTACCCCACAGTTCACGGTACGTGTCACGAACAACCTGCCCCTATACACGGGGCCGTTGCGTCTGCATTGTGCATCTAAGGACGACGACCTTGGGTTTCACTCGATTTCCCTGTTCGGAGAGTTCAAGTGGTCGTTCTGCGATAGATTCGTGGGGGATACTCTCTTCTTCTGCCATCTGTGGTGGGATGCAAGAAACGGGACGAAAACCAAACAGTTTGATGTGTTCAAGTCGGAGTGGTCGCCTAGATGCGTCAGCCGAGTGTGTAACTGGGCAGCCAATGAAGATGGCGTCTACTTCACAGGCTACAACCCTCCACAACAATGGCAGAAAAGATATAACTGGGAGAATGAGGCCATCTGA
- the LOC105179587 gene encoding uncharacterized protein LOC105179587: protein MASLNSNPIPFQLRNPRTGLRSSNSPHLVVLSNLSSSSDDASKSTLRISADSAPKARFVARRTESVSVRQLQRPLTEYMSLPASQYSVLDAERIERVDDNTFRCYVYRFKFFAFEVCPVLLVRVEEQPDGCCIKLLSCKLEGSPIVVAQNDKFDASMENKISCDSTKRDSPVQRLTSDAVIEVSIEIPFAFRAIPAQVIESTGSQVLEQILKAMLPRFMSQLVKDYQAWASGDTSRQPLGTGEI from the exons ATGGCGTCACTGAACTCCAATCCCATCCCATTCCAGTTGAGGAACCCTAGAACTGGGTTGAGGAGCTCGAACTCTCCGCACCTCGTCGTGTTGTCGAAcctatcatcatcatcagacGATGCCTCCAAGTCCACTCTCCGCATTTCCGCGGATTCCGCCCCCAAAGCCCGCTTCGTGGCCCGGAGAACTGAATCCGTCTCCGTCCGTCAGCTCCAACGGCCGCTGA cTGAGTATATGAGCTTGCCTGCGAGTCAATATTCTGTTTTAGATGCGGAGAGAATAGAGCGAGTGGATGACAACACCTTCAGGTGTTATGTGTATAGGTTTAAGTTTTTTGCTTTTGAAGTTTGTCCAGTTTTGTTGGTGAGAGTGGAGGAGCAGCCTGATGGTTGCTGCATTAAGCTCTTGTCATGCAAG CTCGAGGGCTCGCCCATCGTTGTTGCACAGAATGACAAATTTGATG CTTCAATGGAGAATAAGATATCATGTGATAGCACGAAACGCGATTCACCAGTTCAGAGGTTGACTTCAGATGCAGTCATTGAG GTCAGCATTGAGATTCCCTTTGCATTTCGTGCAATTCCAGCACAGGTCATTGAATCAACAGGCTCCCAGGTGTTAGAACAGATATTGAAGGCCATGCTTCCCCGATTTATGTCACAG TTAGTGAAGGACTATCAGGCTTGGGCTTCTGGAGACACCTCCAGGCAGCCTCTTGGGACGGGTGAGATCTAA